One part of the Ziziphus jujuba cultivar Dongzao chromosome 2, ASM3175591v1 genome encodes these proteins:
- the LOC107415849 gene encoding uncharacterized protein LOC107415849 gives MAVAAPSSSAAHLPKFLPSNPLYGHGYSRHLPSTSRTSTIVAMAPKKKVNKYDDNWKKEWFGAGIFYEGSEEVEVDVFKKLEKRKVLSNVEKAGLLSKAEELGFTLSSIEKLGVFSKAEEFGLLSLLEKAASFSPSALASASLPIFVAAVAAIVLIPDDSVGLVAVQIVLAGALVVGAAGLFVGSVVLDGLQEAD, from the exons ATGGCTGTCGCTGCACCATCTTCTTCAGCTGCTCATCTTCCAAAATTCCTTCCATCTAACCCTCTGTACGGCCATGGCTATTCCCGCCATCTTCCTTCCACATCTAGGACCTCCACAATCGTCGCCATGGCACCCAAGAAAAAG GTGAACAAGTACGACGATAACTGGAAGAAGGAGTGGTTCGGAGCGGGGATATTCTACGAAGGATCGGAGGAAGTGGAAGTGGACGTGTTCAAGAAGCTGGAGAAGAGGAAGGTCCTGAGCAACGTCGAGAAGGCGGGTTTGCTATCGAAGGCGGAGGAGCTAGGCTTCACTCTCTCTTCCATTGAGAAGCTCGGCGTTTTTTCGAAAGCCGAGGAGTTCGGGCTTCTCAGCTTGCTCGAGAAGGCGGCGAGCTTCTCTCCCTCCGCTTTGGCCTCGGCTTCTCTTCCGATCTTTGTGGCGGCCGTTGCGGCGATCGTTTTGATTCCGGACGATTCGGTGGGGCTCGTGGCGGTTCAGATCGTGTTGGCTGGTGCTCTTGTGGTTGGAGCCGCTGGCTTGTTTGTCGGCTCGGTTGTTTTGGATGGCTTACAGGAAGCCGATTGA
- the LOC107415846 gene encoding protein NRT1/ PTR FAMILY 4.6: protein MDEAHAQTWDGYVDWRNRPALKGHHGGMLAASFVLAVEILENLAFLANASNLVLYLSKFMHYSPSSSAIMVTNFMGTAFLLALLGGFLADAFFTTYFIYLISASIEFTGLLILTIQAQKPELRPSTNCSLVSNNKNSPNCQEVNGWKEVMLFAGLYLVALGVGGIKGSLPPHGAEQFDETTSHGRKQRSTFFNYFVFCLSCGALIAVTFVVWVEDNKGWQWGFGISTATILISIPLFLLGSPIYRTKIPTGSPITTIFKVIAASIYNACKYRNSSNAIMNMNNNMNTRDCESQNSNSTQNMSNSNDQTFKTIDKTLTNKPEEHQRLHCTEKQIQDAKTVLKILPIFMSTIMLNCCLAQLSTFSVQQASTMNTKIGSFKVPPASLPVFPVLFVMILAPVYNHVVVPFARKVTKTEMGISHLQRIGTGLVMSIGAMAVAAMVEMKRKRVAVESGLVDSGEPLPITFLWVALQYLFLGSADLFTLAGMMEFFFTEAPLSMRSLATALSWTSLAMGYYLSSVLVSIVNGVTGAYSRTPWLFGRNLNHYHLERFYWLMCILSGLNFLHYLCWATRYKYKGSTTRSQY from the exons ATG GATGAAGCACATGCACAAACATGGGATGGCTATGTAGATTGGAGGAATAGACCAGCTCTAAAAGGCCACCACGGAGGCATGCTTGCTGCCTCCTTTGTCTTAG CTGTGGAGATATTGGAGAACCTAGCGTTTCTGGCAAATGCAAGCAACCTTGTGCTATACCTGTCCAAGTTCATGCATTACTCTCCATCCAGCTCTGCAATCATGGTCACCAATTTCATGGGAACAGCCTTCCTCTTGGCTCTCCTTGGTGGGTTTTTGGCTGACGCTTTCTTCACCACTTATTTCATCTATTTGATAAGTGCTTCAATCGAGTTTACG GGTCTTCTAATTCTCACAATCCAAGCACAAAAGCCAGAACTGAGACCATCAACCAATTGCAGTTTGGTGAGCAACAACAAGAATAGTCCAAATTGCCAGGAAGTTAATGGTTGGAAAGAAGTGATGCTTTTTGCAGGGCTCTATTTAGTAGCACTAGGAGTTGGAGGGATAAAAGGGTCacttcctcctcatggtgccgAACAATTTGATGAGACCACTTCACATGGAAGAAAGCAGAGATCAACTTTCTTCAACTACTTTGTATTCTGCCTATCCTGTGGAGCTCTAATTGCAGTCACTTTTGTGGTTTGGGTTGAAGACAATAAAGGTTGGCAATGGGGTTTTGGTATTTCCACTGCAACAATACTCATCTCCATCCCTCTTTTCCTCCTTGGTTCTCCAATTTACCGGACCAAAATCCCCACGGGAAGCCCCATCACAACCATTTTCAAG GTTATAGCTGCATCAATTTACAATGCCTGCAAGTACAGAAATTCAAGCAATGCCATCATGAACATGAACAACAACATGAACACAAGGGATTGCGAAAGCCAAAACAGCAATTCCACCCAAAACATGTCAAATTCAAATGATCAAACCTTCAAGACCATTGACAAAACACTCACAAACAAGCCAGAAGAGCATCAAAGACTACATTGCACAGAGAAGCAGATACAAGATGCCAAAACAGTCCTTAAGATTCTCCCAATCTTCATGTCCACCATAATGCTCAACTGCTGTCTAGCTCAGCTCTCAACCTTCTCAGTCCAACAAGCATCAACAATGAACACCAAGATCGGCTCTTTCAAAGTCCCCCCGGCTTCTCTCCCCGTCTTCCCCGTCCTCTTCGTCATGATCCTAGCTCCGGTCTACAACCACGTCGTCGTTCCGTTCGCCAGAAAAGTCACGAAAACCGAGATGGGGATATCTCATTTGCAGCGGATAGGGACGGGGCTAGTCATGTCCATAGGCGCCATGGCGGTGGCTGCAATGGTGGAGATGAAGAGGAAGAGAGTGGCGGTGGAATCTGGACTAGTAGATTCCGGCGAGCCTCTGCCGATAACGTTCCTTTGGGTGGCTCTGCAGTACCTGTTTCTTGGATCTGCTGACCTTTTCACATTGGCTGGGATGATGGAGTTTTTCTTCACTGAAGCTCCTTTGAGTATGAGGTCTTTGGCCACGGCTTTGTCGTGGACTTCGTTGGCTATGGGATACTATCTCAGCTCGGTGCTCGTTTCGATTGTCAATGGTGTCACCGGAGCTTATAGTAGGACTCCATGGTTGTTTGGGAGGAACTTGAACCATTATCACCTTGAGAGGTTTTACTGGTTGATGTGCATTTTGAGTGGTTTGAATTTTTTGCACTATCTCTGTTGGGCTACTCGCTACAAGTATAAAGGAAGTACTACTAGGTCTCAATATTGA
- the LOC132800773 gene encoding uncharacterized protein LOC132800773, with protein sequence MKDGESVTSYCSKTMGIANKMRFHGEKMEDVVIVEKILFHEQKINHSTTIDEQDLKASTYAQSFNLKGRGRGRGRGRGGQSNRDGSRQYSEATDDQSVVYGRGRGCEFDKSKIKCYRCNKFGHYCSGCYTRLLVDTEKREKSNFAENEETEETLLVANHVKKKLEPNVWYVDTGCSNHICGSKSSFSSLNENFHTTVSFGDCSTMNVMGKGDIKIKTKNGFEEIISQVFYGPEKGYVLVSYKKRVM encoded by the exons ATGAAGGATGGTGAATCTGTAACTAGTTACTGCTCAAAGACTATGGGAATAGCAAACAAGATGAGATTCCATGGTGAAAAAATGGAAGATGTGGTTATTGTTGAAAAGATCCTGT TTCATGAACAAAAGATAAACCATAGCACAACCATAGATGAGCAAGATTTAAAGGCTTCTACTTATGCTCAATCCTTTAACTTAAAAGGAAGGGGTAGAGGTAGAGGTAGAGGAAGAGGAGGTCAAAGCAACAGAGATGGAAGTAGGCAATATTCAGAAGCTACTGATGATCAATCAGTTGTTTATGGAAGAGGCAGAGGATGTGAATTTGACAAATCCAAGATAAAGTGTTATAGGTGCAATAAGTTTGGTCATTATTGTTCTGGGTGTTATACAAGATTGCTAGTTGATACAGAAAAGAGGGAGAAGTCAAATTTTgcagaaaatgaagaaacagaAGAAACATTATTGGTGGCCAATCATGTTAAAAAGAAGCTTGAACCAAATGTTTGGTACGTAGATACAGGCTGTAGTAACCACATATGTGGAAGTaagtcttctttttcttcattaaatgaaaatttccataCTACTGTAAGTTTTGGTGATTGTTCTACTATGAATGTTATGGGAAAAGGAGACATTAAGATAAAGACCAAAAATGGTTTTGAAGAAATTATTTCTCAAGTATTCTATGGTCCTGAAAAGGGTTATGTGCTGGTCAGTTACAAGAAAAGGGTTATGTAA